A section of the Pochonia chlamydosporia 170 chromosome 2, whole genome shotgun sequence genome encodes:
- a CDS encoding ankyrin repeat protein (similar to Coccidioides immitis RS XP_001240611.1), which yields MELSYHESIGPSLQLRTLRRVPDTAQCINYALGGNIDGLKFLFSEGLASPRDISATRGYSLLRWALYGKQYKTCNFLTQANADIDHKPLAAFDNSPRIKACHFLLEGNLSEVAEDALRAITKGSEYLDDFIEESNFTQTHRIVLGLSSSDLGQELLSHSYEINAQDAMGRTALAWAAARGDGHSIVTLLRYGADPDIMDSQISGPLSNAAAQGHTACVQLLLDAGASPNLPFPPGIKKGGPLNVAARRSDDPVLVKVLLDFGAEVDQAGVDGKTALFHAAQNNDATLAILLLEHGAEINTATETGDTPLTTAITYNSHHVLRLFLERWQDYSVCPRLKGPNLLNVTALYADLETIRILANTNHFRIKYDEKYISDDFGKVMRQRQDATEKLTEAFDELLSIFEHAAQRWRGAESLLEAGQWPCFISRSNTWETAPNSPRYSDQGSDDQFYDARDLPNTERPVM from the coding sequence ATGGAGCTCTCTTATCACGAGAGCATAGGGCCGTCCTTGCAGCTCCGGACACTAAGGAGAGTTCCCGACACTGCGCAATGCATTAATTATGCATTAGGTGGAAACATTGACGGGCTGAAGTTCCTATTTAGTGAAGGGTTGGCATCGCCTCGAGACATCAGTGCCACACGTGGCTATTCCCTTCTCCGATGGGCCTTGTATGGCAAACAATACAAGACGTGCAACTTCTTGACACAAGCCAACGCAGATATTGACCATAAGCCGCTGGCTGCATTTGATAATAGCCCGCGTATTAAGGCATGTCACTTCCTGTTAGAGGGTAACCTGTCGGAGGTCGCTGAGGACGCTCTTCGTGCCATTACCAAAGGTAGTGAATATCTGGATGATTTTATTGAGGAATCAAACTTCACCCAAACTCATCGAATCGTCCTCGGCCTTTCAAGTAGTGATTTAGGCCAAGAGCTACTGTCACATTCCTATGAAATCAACGCGCAAGATGCAATGGGACGTACAGCTCTGGCATGGGCAGCTGCGAGGGGGGATGGCCATTCCATTGTGACCTTACTGAGATACGGCGCTGATCCGGATATTATGGATTCCCAAATATCTGGTCCGCTGTCAAATGCAGCAGCTCAAGGTCATACAGCATGTGTACAGCTCCTTCTGGATGCCGGAGCATCCCCGAATCTCCCGTTTCCTCCTGGGATCAAAAAGGGGGGCCCTTTGAACGTCGCCGCCCGAAGATCTGATGACCCTGTTCTCGTCAAAGTTCTTTTGGATTTCGGGGCTGAGGTTGACCAGGCGGGAGTAGATGGCAAGACTGCCCTCTTTCATGCAGCGCAGAATAATGATGCTACTCTGGCAATACTTCTTCTCGAGCATGGCGCAGAAATCAACACAGCGACAGAGACAGGAGACACCCCTTTAACCACTGCAATCACATACAACAGCCACCATGTGCTAAGGCTCTTCCTCGAACGTTGGCAAGATTATTCCGTGTGTCCTCGGTTGAAAGGACCAAATCTTCTCAACGTTACGGCCCTGTACGCCGACTTGGAAACCATTCGCATCCTGGCAAACACGAATCACTTCCGCATTAAGTATGACGAGAAATATATATCAGATGATTTCGGGAAAGTTATGCGCCAACGCCAAGACGCGACAGAAAAGTTAACAGAGGCGTTTGACGAATTGCTAAGCATCTTTGAGCATGCAGCACAAAGATGGCGAGGGGCCGAGAGTTTACTGGAAGCGGGACAGTGGCCTTGCTTCATCTCTCGCTCAAATACGTGGGAAACGGCACCTAATAGCCCAAGGTACAGTGATCAAGGATCAGATGACCAATTTTATGATGCACGAGATCTACCGAACACCGAGAGGCCGGTCATGTAG
- a CDS encoding tubulin beta-1 chain (similar to Aspergillus terreus NIH2624 XP_001215409.1), translated as MPEIVHLQVGQCGNQVGTAFWQTILGEHGLDYNGMYTGDNHVQLDRVNVYFNEASEKKYVPRAVLVDLEPGTMDAVRAGPLGGLFRPDNFIFGQSSAANNWAKGHYTEGAELVEEVVDVVRRESESCDCLQGFQITHSLGGGTGSGMGTLLLSKIREEFPDRMMATFSVVPSAQTSDTVVEPYNTVLSVHQLVENSDATFCIDNQALYDICQRTLKLPNPSTGDLNHLISTVMSGISTSLRFPGQLNSDLRKICVNLVPFPRLHFFMVGFAPLTSRGTHAFRSVTVPDLTQQMLDPRNMMAQSDFRNGRFLTCSAMFRGKLSGKEVEEQMRKIQDKNSTYFVDWIPNNVQTSLCTVPPKGLKMSSTFVGNSTAIQDIFKRVGDQFTAMFRRKAYLHWYTGEGMDEMEFTEAESNMNDLVSEYQQYQDATADDDVEEEGWDENAPGEEIQE; from the exons atgcCTGAAATC GTTCATCTTCAAGTTGGCCAGTGT GGCAACCAAGTTGGTACTGCGTTTTGGCAGACCATTCTGGGGGAACATGGCTTGGATTACAATGGAAT GTACACTGGTGACAACCATGTTCAGCTCGATCGAGTAAATGTCTACTTCAACGAG GCGTCTGAAAAGAAATATGTTCCACGGGCTGTGCTCGTCGATTTGGAACCTGGCACCATGGATGCTGTGCGCGCTGGGCCACTAGGTGGACTCTTTCGCCCAGATAATTTTATTTTCGGACAGTCTTCTGCCGCCAATAACTGGGCAAAGGGTCACTACACTGAAGGAGCAGAGTTAGTTGAGGAAGTGGTCGATGTTGTTCGTCGTGAATCTGAGAGCTGCGACTGTCTGCAGGGCTTCCAGATCACTCACTCCCTCGGCGGTGGCACTGGTTCTGGCATGGGCACTCTCCTGCTTTCCAAGATTCGAGAAG AGTTCCCCGATCGTATGATGGCTACGTTCAGCGTTGTACCATCCGCTCAAACATCTGACACTGTTGTCGAGCCATACAACACAGTCCTGAGTGTACACCAACTTGTTGAGAACTCGGATGCCACGTTCTGTATCGACAACCAAGCCCTGTATGATATCTGCCAACGAACACTCAAGCTCCCCAATCCCTCGACCGGTGATCTCAACCACTTGATCTCGACGgtcatgtctggtatttCTACTTCGCTGCGATTCCCGGGTCAACTCAATTCCGATTTGCGAAAGATCTGTGTCAACTTG GTTCCCTTCCCACGTCTTCACTTCTTCATGGTTGGCTTCGCACCCCTAACCAGCCGCGGTACCCATGCATTCCGGAGTGTCACTGTCCCCGATCTCACCCAGCAGATGCTGGACCCTCGCAACATGATGGCACAATCCGACTTCCGAAATGGCCGCTTCTTGACATGCTCAGCCATGTTCCGCGGCAAGCTCTCTGGCAAAGAAGTGGAAGAACAAATGCGCAAGATCCAAGACAAAAACTCTACCTACTTTGTGGACTGGATTCCCAACAACGTGCAAACATCACTGTGCACGGTACCACCAAAGGGATTGAAAATGTCATCTACATTTGTCGGAAACTCGACAGCCATTCAGGACATCTTCAAGCGCGTCGGGGACCAATTCACTGCCATGTTCCGTCGCAAGGCCTACCTTCACTGGTATACAGGGGAGGGCATGGACGAGATGGAGTTCACTGAGGCGGAGTCTAATATGAATGATTTGGTTTCGGAGTATCAACAGTATCAGGATGCTactgctgatgatgacgtcgaggaggagggctgGGATGAGAATGCGCCTGGGGAGGAAATACAGGAGTAA
- a CDS encoding major facilitator superfamily transporter (similar to Cordyceps militaris CM01 XP_006667592.1), which produces MERERLSSECPDINLDLPLSREDTLVAKSSVQELVEDPLKSDVKGLLKKVDRNLMPIICVLYLLSCLDHSNLGNARENGIGKALHMTGKEDFNIAISIFFPAYLLVQVPSNLVLRAWRPSIWIPTLMLGWAIITTCTGMVQSFGGLLVSRVFLGLVQGGVFPGLVYFISMWYQSHECGLRIAMFYSVAVAGGSFNSLIGSCILHLKGIGGLDGWSWLFIIEGAVTFVAALSAYWFMQDYPETANFLASAERRLVLRRIDEEQSSMPKEFRFKYIKDALLDWKIWIHMIITLGITVPMSSISEFLPGIIDDLGYQGAHAKLMTIPPHIAGCLFILGGGIAADRHSQRGLYIICFCIVGIVGFIMLGATNSLTIEYMSSFLIAIGTYPIVPQDVAWNANNIGGSTKRAVGIAMHIGFGNLGGAVAGFIIRRQDARRFVSGHGVLLGMMGMSCVLTVFMTWYLRRENKSRASRQYPRWSTVQERLGERERGDRASYFRYTI; this is translated from the exons ATGGAAAGGGAGCGGCTATCGTCAGAATGCCCTGATATCAATCTGGATTTGCCGCTCTCACGAGAGGACACTTTGGTCGCCAAATCATCCGTCCAAGAACTGGTCGAGGACCCTCTCAAGTCAGACGTGAAAGGCCTCTTGAAAAAAGTCGATCGCAACCTCATGCCCATAATTTGCGTCTTGTATCTTCTTTCATGCTTGGACCACTCGAATTTGGGGAATGCCCGCGAAAATGGCATAGGCAAGGCTCTTCATATGACTGGAAAAGAAGATTTCAAT attgccatttccatcttcttTCCCGCCTATCTCCTTGTACAAGTCCCCTCAAATCTGGTATTGAGAGCATGGCGACCATCCATTTGGATACCAACGCTCATGCTAGGATGGGCCATTATAACCACGTGTACTGGCATGGTGCAGAGTTTTGGCGGGTTGCTTGTCTCTCGAGTTTTTCTCGGCCTTGTGCAAGGCGGCGTTTttcctggtctggtctaCTT CATTTCCATGTGGTATCAGAGTCATGAATGCGGCCTTCGCATAGCCATGTTTTATTCCGTTGCCGTGGCAGGCGGATCATTTAATAGCCTTATTGGCAGCTGCATTTTGCACCTGAAAGGTATTGGGGGCCTGGATGGTTGGTCGTGGCTCTTTATAATTGAGGGAGCTGTTACTTTTGTTGCAG CCCTTAGTGCGTACTGGTTCATGCAGGACTACCCCGAAACCGCCAACTTTCTAGCATCAGCCGAAAGACGGTTAGTACTTCGACGGATTGACGAAGAGCAGTCGTCCATGCCCAAAGAGTTTCGTTTCAAGTACATCAAAGACGCTCTTCTCGATTGGAAAATATGGATTCACATGATCATCACCCTGGGCATAACGGTACCAATGTCGTCCATCTCAGAGTTTCTGCCCGGAATCATCGACGATCTGGGGTACCAAGGCGCGCATGCGAAATTGATGACGATACCGCCGCACATCGCCGGCTGCTTGTTCATTCTTGGCGGTGGCATCGCCGCTGATAGACACTCCCAGAGAGGACTGTACATTATTTGTTTCTGCATTGTTGG AATCGTCGGCTTCATCATGCTAGGAGCAACCAATAGTCTCACCATCGAATACATGTCCTCGTTCTTGATAGCCATTGGGACCTATCCCATCGTGCCACAGGATGTCGCATGGAACGCCAACAACATTGGGGGCTCAACGAAAAGGGCAGTTGGGATTGCCATGCACATCGGCTTT GGCAATCTGGGGGGCGCCGTTGCAGGTTTTATCATTCGACGACAGGACGCTAGACGATTTGTGTCAGGTCATGGTGTGCTGCTGGGTATGATGGGCATGAGTTGTGTGCTTACTGTGTTTATGACGTGGTATTTGCGAAGGGAGAATAAATCACGGGCGTCGCGGCAGTATCCTCGGTGGTCGACTGTCCAGGAGCGGTTGGGTGAACGAGAAAGAGGTGACAGGGCTTCGTATTTTCGGTATACGATATAG
- a CDS encoding ribonuclease/ribotoxin (similar to Metarhizium robertsii ARSEF 23 XP_007821609.1) produces the protein MQFSVVSLLSLVALVSAAPADLQPRAATKCGSVSYSASAVQAAANAACNYVKNGGHAGSSTYPHKYNNYEGFNFPVSGPYNEFPILKSGKVYSGGSPGPDRVVISNSCQLAGAITHTGASGNNFVGCSGTS, from the exons ATGCAGTTCTCCGTCGTCAGCCTCCTCTCGCTCGTTGCCCTTGTCAGCGCCGCCCCTGCTGATCTCCAGCCTCGAGCTGCTACCAAGTGCGGCAGCGTCTCATACAGTGCCAGTGCtgtccaggctgctgctAATGCTGCTTGCAACTATGTAAAGAACGGTGGTCATGCTGGATCGTCTACCTATCCTCACAAGTACAACAACTACGAGGGCTTCAACTTCCCCGTCAGCGGCCCATACAACGAGTTCCCTATTCTCAAGTCCGGCAAGGTCTACTCTGGTG GTTCACCCGGCCCTGACCGAGTCGTCATTTCTAACTCCTGCCAGCTTGCTGGTGCCATTACCCACACCGGTGCTTCTGGAAACAACTTTGTCGGTTGCTCTGGCACTTCTTAA